The following proteins are encoded in a genomic region of Planococcus lenghuensis:
- a CDS encoding GNAT family N-acetyltransferase, translating into MLVKYKKSCEKIAMGLLGLMPNEQKVKKLQALIRLYEEKPERQLYLWKEEDDYVGLIGVEVEEAYFVIRHIAVNPSHQGEGLGHVMTEQVQQCMQPREMLMTPEAEERMLTAC; encoded by the coding sequence ATGCTGGTGAAATACAAAAAATCATGCGAGAAAATCGCAATGGGGCTGCTCGGGCTGATGCCGAACGAGCAGAAGGTGAAAAAGCTCCAGGCGTTGATCCGGCTCTATGAGGAGAAGCCCGAACGGCAGCTGTACTTGTGGAAAGAGGAAGATGATTACGTCGGTCTCATCGGTGTGGAAGTGGAGGAAGCATATTTTGTCATTCGTCATATTGCGGTGAATCCCTCTCACCAGGGGGAAGGGCTTGGGCATGTGATGACAGAACAGGTTCAGCAGTGTATGCAGCCGCGCGAGATGCTGATGACGCCGGAAGCGGAGGAACGGATGTTGACGGCATGCTAG
- a CDS encoding diacylglycerol/lipid kinase family protein, translated as MKRAMFIINPSSGKEEAPVYKELVIEALSRMGFETELRETAKEGDATRFAADACKNEFDFVMAMGGDGTINESVAGLAEQPYKPLFSFIPLGTVNDFARALGISLDPEEAIAALETGVVKKVDIAKVGDRYFMNILALGALAEATYHVTPEQKTKLGAFAYLLEGLKALTHDEETYFEIEHDQGRWEGEAKLVLAALTNSVGGFEKLAPDAQTDDGLLHLYIVKNAALPAFVRMAGELMIGRLEHDPAVDVIHAKSVSVKTKEPLDCNIDGEAGFKTPFTIEVLPKHIEVLVPPQDAD; from the coding sequence TTGAAAAGAGCTATGTTTATTATAAACCCCTCTTCCGGAAAAGAGGAAGCCCCTGTTTACAAGGAATTGGTAATTGAAGCGCTGTCCAGAATGGGGTTCGAAACGGAACTCAGGGAAACGGCAAAAGAAGGGGACGCCACCCGGTTCGCGGCCGATGCCTGCAAAAATGAATTTGACTTTGTTATGGCAATGGGCGGGGATGGCACCATTAATGAATCGGTGGCGGGGCTTGCTGAACAGCCATACAAACCGCTGTTTTCATTCATTCCGCTCGGGACGGTGAATGATTTTGCACGGGCACTCGGCATTTCGCTGGATCCGGAAGAAGCGATCGCTGCTCTGGAGACCGGTGTCGTTAAAAAAGTGGACATTGCAAAAGTAGGAGATCGATATTTCATGAATATACTGGCGCTTGGCGCATTGGCTGAAGCCACGTATCATGTAACTCCCGAGCAAAAAACGAAACTTGGCGCGTTCGCTTATCTGCTGGAAGGTCTGAAAGCGCTGACGCATGATGAAGAAACGTATTTCGAAATCGAGCACGACCAGGGCAGATGGGAAGGCGAAGCGAAACTCGTACTGGCTGCACTAACCAATTCAGTCGGCGGTTTCGAAAAACTTGCCCCTGACGCGCAAACAGATGACGGCCTGCTGCATCTCTATATCGTCAAAAACGCTGCACTCCCGGCATTTGTCCGGATGGCGGGCGAACTTATGATAGGAAGACTGGAACATGATCCCGCGGTGGACGTCATTCATGCCAAATCCGTATCGGTCAAAACAAAGGAACCGCTGGACTGCAACATCGACGGCGAAGCCGGATTCAAGACACCCTTTACGATTGAGGTACTGCCAAAACATATTGAGGTACTGGTGCCTCCGCAAGATGCTGATTAA
- a CDS encoding nucleoside/nucleotide kinase family protein, protein MVNLAQQLSYVYWIGGSPCAGKTSIARMLVNEYGFTYYKSDDLYDEHLLKNNWEQHPNMSRLKVLSWTQYWSRRFCSVPVEQQVQESIALY, encoded by the coding sequence ATGGTGAATTTAGCACAGCAGCTTTCATATGTCTATTGGATTGGGGGTTCTCCTTGCGCCGGAAAAACCTCTATCGCTCGCATGCTGGTAAATGAATATGGTTTTACCTACTATAAAAGCGATGATTTATATGATGAGCATTTGCTCAAAAACAATTGGGAACAACATCCAAATATGAGCCGATTAAAGGTATTATCTTGGACCCAGTATTGGTCGCGCCGCTTTTGTTCAGTTCCGGTGGAACAGCAGGTCCAGGAATCAATCGCCCTTTATTAA
- a CDS encoding DUF1797 family protein: MSEEHLRKMLETLSLYNTTNITQTFDQNGESVIKVSILPNTETFKVTHLPTQTIAYFDSQNDVINAIKGLLNE, encoded by the coding sequence ATGTCAGAGGAACATTTACGAAAAATGCTAGAGACCCTTTCTCTTTATAATACGACAAACATCACCCAAACTTTTGATCAGAATGGAGAATCAGTAATTAAGGTTTCTATTTTACCTAACACGGAAACGTTTAAAGTGACCCATCTTCCGACTCAAACAATCGCGTATTTTGATAGCCAAAATGATGTAATCAACGCCATTAAAGGACTGTTGAACGAATAG
- the cls gene encoding cardiolipin synthase, which translates to MSIELWQTWSNIGNLFFLLNIILAVIIIFYERKNSSSLWAWLMVLFFLPVVGFFLYFFFGRTFKKDKLKHQSAYYHPELENISEHQLHEVTTGSFHHYSSVTRELEGLILMNLKSETAPLTQNNRLSIYTDGRDKFDALFEDIRQAKDHIHLEYYIVRKDTLAKQLLTLLAEKARQGVKTLLLYDAVGSNSVNKEFLTDFLEAGGKAEPFMPSKLPIVNSHMNYRNHRKIAVIDGTIGYTGGFNIGDEYLGKKAKFGYWRDTHLRITGGAVHSLQHRFLLDWNEASHQHPIKYASAYFPTPDNHAGAAIQLVSSGPDSELSQIKNGFLKLILRAQESIYIQTPYFIPDITIMDALRVAALSGIDVQIMIPDKSDHPFVHTATLSVIGDLLDTGAKVYTYHNGFLHAKTLIIDRKVVTTGSANMDLRSFHLNFEGNVFIYDREVASAMADIFFRDVELSGELTIEDYKNRSLSEKARQRFARLMAPLL; encoded by the coding sequence ATGTCAATAGAATTATGGCAGACATGGAGCAATATCGGCAATTTATTTTTTCTGCTGAATATCATACTGGCTGTCATTATTATTTTTTATGAACGGAAAAATTCCTCTTCATTATGGGCTTGGCTCATGGTTCTCTTTTTTCTGCCCGTCGTCGGTTTTTTTCTGTATTTCTTTTTTGGCCGGACCTTTAAAAAGGACAAACTAAAACACCAGTCTGCTTACTACCACCCTGAATTGGAAAACATCTCTGAACACCAACTGCATGAGGTGACGACTGGTTCATTCCACCATTATTCTTCTGTCACACGAGAGCTGGAAGGCCTTATTTTGATGAATTTAAAAAGTGAAACGGCTCCGCTCACGCAAAATAACAGATTAAGCATTTACACAGATGGCAGAGATAAATTTGATGCACTATTTGAGGATATTCGGCAAGCAAAAGACCATATCCACTTGGAGTACTACATTGTGAGAAAAGATACGCTGGCAAAGCAGTTATTGACTTTGTTGGCTGAAAAAGCACGCCAAGGCGTGAAAACGCTATTGTTGTACGATGCCGTCGGCTCCAATTCAGTGAACAAGGAGTTTTTGACCGATTTCCTGGAAGCCGGTGGCAAAGCGGAACCGTTCATGCCCTCTAAGCTTCCGATTGTCAATTCGCATATGAATTACCGAAACCATCGGAAAATCGCTGTCATCGATGGAACGATTGGCTACACTGGTGGTTTCAACATCGGCGATGAATACCTCGGTAAAAAAGCAAAATTCGGTTACTGGCGCGATACACATCTCCGAATTACGGGAGGGGCTGTCCACTCACTCCAACACCGCTTTCTGCTTGATTGGAATGAAGCTTCTCATCAACATCCCATAAAATACGCTTCCGCTTATTTTCCAACGCCCGATAACCATGCCGGGGCTGCCATCCAACTGGTTTCAAGTGGCCCGGACAGTGAGCTTTCACAAATCAAGAATGGTTTCCTTAAACTGATTTTACGAGCCCAGGAATCCATCTATATTCAAACACCTTATTTCATACCGGATATCACCATCATGGATGCATTGCGTGTAGCTGCACTCAGCGGAATCGATGTACAGATTATGATTCCCGACAAATCGGATCATCCATTCGTACATACCGCGACATTGTCAGTCATCGGCGATTTATTGGATACCGGAGCAAAAGTTTATACGTACCATAATGGATTTTTACATGCCAAGACCTTAATCATTGACCGGAAAGTAGTTACGACAGGATCGGCTAATATGGATCTCCGGAGTTTCCACTTGAACTTCGAAGGAAATGTTTTTATTTACGACCGGGAAGTTGCCAGCGCCATGGCAGATATTTTCTTCCGGGATGTGGAACTATCGGGAGAACTAACAATAGAAGATTATAAAAATCGCTCCTTGTCTGAGAAAGCTAGACAGCGGTTTGCCCGACTAATGGCTCCACTTCTTTAA
- a CDS encoding magnesium transporter CorA family protein: MKEHAFSDGQWKWAEIDFLTEEDELRKLTTKYKVPNKWIKQAGYEERNTLQMNRNISQKEAIWGSLIYEVKPNDENSQKIFHFFLSRDTLITGNVDFINAKSMDKELVLQNMETVDTAIEGMMTIIDEVIDSILTQIDAMEMSIRDLLWKLQKSNGQRVLDQLMDLRHQLLVLKNLVIPVQEIHMAIKETFEEKDQNQVFYKRAGKQLDRCHYLISEYTQEVTTMVDLESITASVMGNEIMKTLTVITLLFAPISAWGAWWGMNFVHMPELNWTYAYLFAGLFIFINTLILYFYLKGKGWLGDLLNRKNS; encoded by the coding sequence ATGAAGGAACATGCATTTTCTGACGGTCAGTGGAAATGGGCTGAAATCGATTTCCTGACGGAAGAAGACGAGTTGCGTAAACTGACTACCAAATATAAAGTTCCAAATAAGTGGATTAAGCAAGCGGGGTACGAAGAGCGTAATACCTTACAGATGAACCGGAACATCAGCCAAAAGGAAGCGATATGGGGTTCCTTAATCTATGAAGTGAAACCCAATGATGAGAATTCCCAGAAAATCTTCCATTTTTTCTTGTCACGAGACACACTGATTACTGGCAATGTAGATTTTATCAATGCTAAAAGCATGGACAAGGAACTAGTACTGCAGAATATGGAGACAGTGGACACTGCGATTGAAGGAATGATGACGATTATCGACGAAGTGATTGACAGTATTCTGACCCAAATTGATGCCATGGAAATGAGTATTCGAGATCTATTATGGAAGCTGCAAAAATCGAATGGACAGAGAGTGCTGGACCAACTGATGGACCTTCGCCATCAATTGCTCGTGTTGAAAAACCTGGTCATCCCTGTCCAAGAAATACATATGGCGATAAAAGAAACATTCGAAGAAAAGGATCAGAATCAGGTCTTTTACAAGAGAGCGGGCAAGCAGCTCGACCGCTGTCACTATTTAATCAGCGAGTATACCCAGGAAGTGACGACCATGGTCGATCTGGAAAGCATCACCGCCTCGGTCATGGGGAACGAAATCATGAAGACGCTGACGGTCATCACACTGCTATTCGCACCAATTTCCGCTTGGGGAGCCTGGTGGGGTATGAATTTCGTCCATATGCCAGAATTGAATTGGACATACGCTTATTTATTTGCAGGATTGTTCATATTTATCAATACACTGATCTTATACTTCTACTTGAAGGGAAAAGGGTGGCTGGGTGATCTGCTGAATAGAAAAAACAGCTAG
- a CDS encoding DUF2254 domain-containing protein, with product MSRRQRKHEIHQSLWFKPLAYVMAAAVLAIVTLLIDMQVDLSVRASFFAFNHEATRTLVSTLIASILLLGAFTLNILLVFLTTLSSQFSPRMLQDFIATRETQHFVGLFNGSFIYVLLLFLFMNNFQQDEFVLVPLLTVFMTFSTAIIFLFFINHAIYWMQVHNITWNMRLISEEIIQKNLTEDMEKLKVVKAGDLKEELRKHAKIVKAPAAGYIQLVDFQGMVSAAQKEDIIIALHERIGDFMLAGNPLFSYWGLGADKVDEEVYTKCFAFGNKETEIQDNYAAMSKLAEVAIKSISNGDPRSAINAIYQLANLMRAIDEHITFTPYLADSDKQVRVITREQHFEGALYRGFGMIRHYAKGDLPIIIEIVSALRMLAQSSNPIRHTHIWRFAENTIENVSQEIIYDIDRDLLLEKLDLLANATGNGTEYEKLKKAIEQKKA from the coding sequence ATGTCCCGGCGGCAGCGGAAGCATGAAATACACCAGTCACTTTGGTTTAAACCACTGGCGTATGTCATGGCAGCTGCCGTCCTTGCAATTGTCACGCTCTTGATCGACATGCAAGTTGATCTCTCCGTACGCGCCAGCTTCTTTGCCTTCAATCATGAAGCGACCCGGACACTGGTAAGTACATTGATCGCTTCGATTTTGCTGCTGGGCGCGTTTACGTTAAACATCCTGCTGGTATTTCTGACTACATTAAGCAGTCAGTTTTCACCGCGCATGCTGCAGGATTTTATTGCCACAAGAGAGACCCAGCATTTCGTCGGTCTATTCAATGGCAGTTTTATCTACGTGCTGCTCCTGTTTTTATTCATGAATAATTTTCAGCAGGATGAATTTGTCCTTGTTCCGCTACTGACAGTGTTTATGACATTTAGCACGGCCATCATCTTCCTTTTTTTCATTAATCACGCCATCTATTGGATGCAAGTGCATAATATTACATGGAATATGCGGCTTATCTCCGAAGAGATTATCCAAAAAAACCTGACAGAAGATATGGAAAAACTGAAAGTAGTGAAAGCAGGAGATCTTAAAGAAGAGCTCCGGAAACACGCAAAGATAGTGAAAGCACCTGCCGCTGGCTACATTCAGCTTGTTGATTTTCAAGGCATGGTCAGCGCGGCCCAGAAAGAGGATATAATCATTGCACTCCACGAACGAATAGGCGATTTCATGCTGGCCGGCAACCCATTATTTTCCTACTGGGGACTAGGGGCAGACAAAGTGGATGAAGAAGTGTATACGAAATGCTTTGCATTCGGCAATAAAGAAACGGAAATCCAGGACAATTATGCGGCGATGAGCAAGCTGGCAGAAGTGGCCATCAAATCAATTAGCAACGGGGATCCCCGTTCGGCTATCAATGCCATCTATCAGCTGGCTAACTTGATGCGGGCCATTGATGAGCACATTACATTTACACCATATCTTGCTGATTCAGACAAGCAGGTCCGGGTGATTACCCGAGAGCAGCATTTTGAAGGCGCACTATATAGAGGTTTCGGAATGATCCGGCATTATGCGAAAGGCGATCTTCCGATTATCATTGAAATTGTGTCTGCCCTTCGAATGTTGGCTCAGTCATCAAACCCGATTCGCCATACCCACATTTGGCGTTTCGCTGAGAATACAATCGAAAATGTATCACAGGAAATCATTTATGATATTGACCGCGATTTGTTATTGGAAAAACTAGATTTGCTTGCAAATGCGACAGGGAATGGAACAGAGTACGAGAAGCTAAAAAAAGCGATCGAGCAGAAAAAGGCGTGA
- a CDS encoding TVP38/TMEM64 family protein: MEQFYGTMKAFIDSAGWFAPVLFILLHSSDRCCFCPSLWYYASRGVVFGFVKGALLFYIGLSIVALVTYGMVDKFPKFKGKIDHLREKLMHDKTISLGQVLILRIMPFISFNLLSVYLMEVTSSYKEYALYSLLGLAVLYTAFGNAISTLS; the protein is encoded by the coding sequence ATGGAACAGTTTTATGGAACGATGAAAGCGTTTATTGACAGTGCCGGCTGGTTCGCTCCCGTTCTTTTTATTCTGCTGCATTCATCCGACCGCTGCTGTTTTTGCCCGTCGTTGTGGTATTATGCATCACGGGGCGTGGTGTTCGGCTTTGTCAAAGGAGCGCTGCTGTTTTATATCGGGCTGTCAATCGTCGCCCTCGTTACGTATGGGATGGTTGACAAGTTTCCGAAATTCAAAGGGAAGATCGATCACCTCAGGGAGAAACTTATGCACGATAAAACGATTTCCCTCGGTCAGGTCCTGATATTGCGTATTATGCCGTTCATCAGTTTCAATCTGCTGAGCGTGTATTTAATGGAAGTGACGAGTTCATATAAGGAGTATGCGCTGTATTCACTTCTTGGGCTGGCCGTTTTATACACGGCGTTCGGCAATGCGATTTCCACTCTGTCGTGA